In Streptomyces sp. P3, one DNA window encodes the following:
- a CDS encoding site-2 protease family protein: MTTATSRRSERRVSPVFLGILAVTAVTGWATWSGFAEQPGVAVFLFVTAAWIVSLCLHEYAHARTALHSGDISVGAKGYLTLNPLKYTHALLSVVLPVLFVIMGGIGLPGGAVFIERGRIRGRWRHSLISAAGPLTNVLFAVVCTAPFWLDALDGVPDDFRYALGFLALLQVTAAILNFLPVPGLDGYGVVEPWLSYNVKRQVEPFAPFGLLFVFALLWVPAVNGVFFDMVDAVLRALGISDFDTYCGQSLYRFWQGTEEYCAVSP, translated from the coding sequence ATGACCACCGCCACCTCCCGCCGCAGCGAGCGGCGGGTCAGTCCCGTCTTCCTGGGGATCCTGGCCGTCACCGCGGTCACGGGCTGGGCCACCTGGTCCGGGTTCGCCGAGCAGCCGGGTGTGGCGGTGTTCCTGTTCGTGACGGCGGCGTGGATCGTGTCGCTGTGTCTGCACGAGTACGCGCACGCGCGCACCGCTCTGCACAGCGGGGACATCTCGGTCGGCGCGAAGGGGTACCTGACGCTCAACCCCCTCAAGTACACGCACGCCCTGCTCAGCGTCGTGCTGCCGGTGCTGTTCGTGATCATGGGCGGGATCGGCCTGCCGGGCGGCGCCGTCTTCATCGAGCGCGGGCGGATCCGCGGGCGGTGGCGGCACAGCCTGATCTCGGCGGCGGGACCGCTGACCAACGTGCTGTTCGCGGTGGTGTGCACGGCGCCCTTCTGGCTGGACGCGCTGGACGGGGTGCCGGACGACTTCCGGTACGCGCTCGGCTTCCTCGCCCTGCTCCAGGTCACGGCGGCGATCCTGAACTTCCTGCCGGTGCCGGGGCTGGACGGCTACGGGGTCGTCGAGCCCTGGCTGTCGTACAACGTGAAGCGGCAGGTGGAGCCGTTCGCGCCGTTCGGGCTGCTGTTCGTGTTCGCGCTGCTGTGGGTGCCGGCGGTGAACGGGGTGTTCTTCGACATGGTCGACGCGGTGCTGCGCGCCCTCGGGATCAGCGACTTCGACACGTACTGCGGACAGTCGCTGTACCGCTTCTGGCAGGGCACGGAGGAGTACTGCGCGGTCAGCCCGTGA